Proteins encoded within one genomic window of Hevea brasiliensis isolate MT/VB/25A 57/8 chromosome 8, ASM3005281v1, whole genome shotgun sequence:
- the LOC110646445 gene encoding protein SMAX1-LIKE 7, translating into MPTPVSTARECLTPEAAHALDEAVSVARRRGHGQTTSLHAVSALLALPSSILRDACARARNSAYSPRLQFKAFELCLSVSLDRVPASQLSDDPPVSNSLMAAIKRSQANQRRQPENFHLYHQISQQQSSTSMSCIKVELQNLILSILDDPVVSRVFGEAGFRGSEIKLAIVRPLTQVFKFSRFKGPPMFLCNLSDNPDMGSGRRGFSFPFPGFTGSFNGDENCRRIGEVLVRNKGRNPLLVGVCAYETLASFSEVIEKRKENILPVELSGITVTCIESDISMFISENFDKGYADLRFAEVGRFAEQNLGPGLVVNLGDLKAFVGGEGGNGNGNSLSDSVTYLVEKLTRLLQLHGRKVWFIGATASYEGYLKFVSRFPSIEKDWDLQLLPITSFRNSMVESYPKSSLMESFVPFGGFFSTPSELNSSLSSSNPCISRCHMCNERCEQEVLAVSKGGFIASVADQYQSNLSSWLKMTELGTNKGLDGKTRDDGVVLSAKIAGLQKKWDSICQRLNHTQSPGSNIHPSRFPTVVGFQLAEDKKEDVDKCSSNHKIASPNESRCMNVPIDVQKISRKQLGVPLSVVSELNTKSAQSKQWAKPSKEDLESGGLRSPCCFSNSSMADGSQASPASVTSVTTDLGLRISPVSTSNEPKKSVNKNHRELPQELSGSLSPNVDVVNGSISEQLAQSSPSSSLDFGGQFDPSSFKTLFGALREKVSWQDEAVHVISQTIAHCRIANKRCQGASLRRDIWFNFLGPDSCGKKKIAAALAKIIYGSKENLISADLSAPYGRIHTHSQEVHGYDVIFRGKTVIDYVAGELCKNPLSVVFLENVDKADVQAQNYLSRAIRTGKFSDSHGREVGINNAIFVTTSTFTDDKVLPSRKDFSTYDEERILRAKGWPMQMLIEQAPADNMGQILNLSIAKRKGMAATMLVNKRKLVGTNQNLEQHETSEVVKRAHKISARNLDLNLPAEENDELGTDDGNSDNDCMSGNSKAWLRDFFDQVDRIVVFKPFDFDALAERILNEINESFHKIIGSECFLDIDPKVMEQLLAASYLSNRKRMVEDWVEQILSRGFMEVKERYNLSSHFIVKLVACKGLFSEEHMPGIHLPSKIILN; encoded by the exons ATGCCTACGCCGGTTAGTACGGCTAGGGAATGCTTGACACCTGAAGCAGCTCACGCGCTAGATGAAGCAGTGAGTGTCGCGCGCCGGAGAGGACATGGACAAACGACGTCGCTTCATGCTGTATCTGCTTTGCTTGCTCTGCCTTCGTCCATTCTACGTGACGCTTGTGCGCGTGCTAGAAACTCGGCTTACTCGCCTCGCCTTCAATTCAAGGCTTTTGAGCTTTGTCTTAGCGTTTCGCTTGACAGGGTTCCGGCGAGTCAGCTAAGTGATGACCCACCGGTGTCCAACTCGCTCATGGCGGCAATAAAAAGGTCTCAGGCGAACCAGAGGAGGCAGCCAGAGAATTTCCATTTGTATCACCAAATATCGCAGCAGCAATCCTCTACTTCAATGTCGTGCATAAAAGTGGAGCTCCAGAACTTGATTTTATCGATACTCGATGACCCGGTTGTGAGTCGGGTTTTCGGAGAAGCGGGTTTCCGGGGCTCTGAAATCAAGCTTGCTATTGTCCGGCCCCTTACGCAAGTTTTCAAATTCTCGCGGTTTAAAGGCCCTCCTATGTTTCTCTGTAACTTGAGTGATAATCCGGATATGGGTTCTGGTAGGAGGGGTTTTAGCTTTCCTTTTCCGGGTTTTACTGGGTCTTTCAACGGAGATGAGAATTGTCGGAGGATAGGTGAGGTGCTTGTGAGAAACAAAGGGAGAAACCCCCTGCTTGTTGGTGTATGTGCGTATGAGACACTAGCAAGTTTCAGTGAGGTaatagagaaaagaaaagagaacatTTTGCCTGTGGAGTTATCTGGAATAACTGTGACTTGCATTGAAAGTGATATTTCAATGTTTATAAGTGAGAATTTCGATAAAGGGTATGCGGATTTGAGATTTGCGGAGGTCGGTCGATTTGCGGAACAAAATTTGGGACCTGGGTTGGTGGTGAATCTGGGGGACTTGAAGGCATTTGTTGGTGGTGAAGGTGGTAATGGTAATGGTAATAGTTTGAGTGATTCAGTGACCTATTTGGTTGAAAAATTGACAAGGTTGTTGCAGTTACATGGAAGGAAAGTGTGGTTTATAGGTGCAACAGCAAGTTATGAGGGTTATTTGAAGTTTGTTAGCAGATTTCCTTCCATTGAAAAGGACTGGGATTTGCAGCTTTTGCCAATCACTTCTTTCAGAAATTCCATGGTTGAATCTTACCCAAAGTCCAG CTTGATGGAATCATTTGTTCCATTTGGTGGGTTCTTTTCTACACCTTCAGAGTTGAATAGCTCCTTAAGCAGCTCTAACCCATGCATATCCCGCTGTCATATGTGCAATGAGAGGTGTGAACAAGAAGTACTTGCTGTTTCAAAAGGTGGATTTATTGCATCAGTAGCAGATCAGTACCAATCCAACTTATCTTCTTGGCTGAAAATGACTGAACTTGGCACAAACAAGGGATTGGATGGGAAG ACAAGAGATGATGGAGTGGTATTGAGTGCCAAAATTGCAGGCCTGCAAAAAAAATGGGATAGCATATGCCAGCGTCTTAATCACACCCAATCACCTGGGTCAAACATTCATCCTTCTAGGTTTCCAACTGTTGTTGGCTTTCAGCTTGCTGAAGATAAAAAGGAAGATGTTGATAAGTGTAGCAGCAATCATAAAATTGCATCACCAAATGAAAGTAGATGCATGAATGTCCCCATCGATGTGCAGAAGATTTCAAGAAAGCAATTAGGTGTTCCTTTATCTGTAGTTTCTGAGCTGAACACCAAGAGTGCCCAATCCAAACAATGGGCAAAACCTTCAAAAGAAGATCTTGAGTCAGGTGGTCTTAGATCTCCTTGTTGTTTTTCCAATTCAAGCATGGCTGATGGAAGTCAAGCATCTCCTGCATCAGTGACTTCTGTGACAACAGATTTGGGCTTGAGAATAAGCCCTGTTTCTACCAGCAATGAGCCGAAGAAATCTGTAAATAAAAATCATAGAGAGCTTCCACAGGAGTTATCAGGTTCCCTTTCACCAAATGTTGATGTTGTCAATGGGAGTATCTCTGAACAGCTAGCTCAATCATCACCATCTTCTTCTCTTGATTTTGGTGGGCAGTTTGATCCTAGCAGTTTCAAGACGCTTTTCGGAGCTCTAAGGGAGAAAGTTAGCTGGCAAGATGAAGCTGTACATGTTATCAGCCAAACAATAGCTCATTGCAGGATAGCAAACAAAAGATGCCAAGGAGCGAGTCTGAGACGGGATATATGGTTCAATTTCCTTGGACCTGATAGCTGCGGTAAGAAGAAAATTGCTGCTGCTCTGGCCAAGATAATATATGGAagcaaggaaaatttaatatctGCAGATTTAAGTGCACCTTATGGGAGGATTCACACACACAGCCAAGAAGTGCATGGCTATGATGTAATATTCAGAGGGAAGACTGTGATTGATTATGTTGCTGGGGAGCTGTGCAAGAATCCCTTATCTGTTGTCTTTCTTGAAAATGTAGATAAGGCTGATGTGCAGGCTCAGAATTATTTGTCTCGTGCTATTCGGACTGGTAAATTTTCTGATTCACATGGAAGAGAAGTTGGAATAAACAATGCAATTTTTGTGACAACTTCAACATTTACAGATGATAAAGTTCTCCCTTCCAGGAAGGATTTCTCTACCTATGATGAGGAAAGAATATTGAGAGCAAAGGGCTGGCCAATGCAGATGTTAATTGAACAAGCTCCTGCCGACAACATGGGTCAAATTTTGAATCTTTCAATCGCAAAGAGAAAAGGCATGGCTGCTACGATGCTTGTGAATAAAAGGAAGCTTGTTGGTACAAATCAAAATCTAGAGCAGCATGAAACTTCAGAAGTGGTTAAACGGGCTCATAAGATATCTGCTAGGAATCTAGATTTGAACCTTCCTGCTGAAGAGAATGACGAGCTAGGCACTGATGATGGAAATTCTGATAATGACTGCATGTCTGGTAACTCCAAGGCTTGGTTGCGAGATTTCTTTGATCAAGTAGACAGAATAGTGGTTTTCAAGCCTTTTGATTTTGATGCTCTTGCTGAGAGAATATTGAATGAGATCAATGAGAGCTTCCACAAGATCATTGGCTCAGAGTGTTTCCTAGACATTGACCCAAAAGTCATGGAGCAATTACTTGCAGCTTCATATTTATCTAATAGGAAAAGAATGGTGGAGGATTGGGTGGAGCAAATCCTTAGCAGGGGATTTATGGAAGTTAAGGAAAGgtacaatctcagttctcattttaTTGTGAAACTTGTTGCCTGCAAGGGCCTATTTTCAGAAGAGCACATGCCAGGGATTCACCTTCcttcaaaaattattttgaattga
- the LOC110646448 gene encoding PHD finger protein ALFIN-LIKE 2: MASISSSPRTVEEIFKDYNARRSGLVRALTYDVDEFYSQCDPEKENLCLYGHPNESWEVTLPAEEVPPELPEPALGINFARDGMHRKDWLSLVAVHSDCWLLSVAFYFGARLNRNERKRLFSLINDLPTLFEVVTGRKPVKDKPGMDSGSKSRNSTKRSIDGQVRNTKLLDESYAEDEDEHGETLCGSCGGTYSADEFWIGCDVCERWYHGKCVKITPAKAEMIKQYICPSCSTKKRRP, from the exons ATGGCTTCCATCTCTTCTAGTCCTCGCACTGTAGAAGAAATCTTCAAAGACTATAACGCCCGCCGCTCCGGCCTTGTCCGTGCTCTCACTTACG ATGTGGATGAATTCTACTCTCAATGCGATCCAG AAAAGGAGAATTTGTGTTTGTATGGACACCCAAATGAGTCATGGGAGGTGACTCTGCCAGCTGAGGAAGTTCCACCAGAGCTTCCAGAACCAGCATTGGGCATCAATTTTGCAAGAGATGGAATGCACCGTAAAGATTGGCTTTCACTTGTTGCAGTGCATAGTGACTGTTGGTTGCTCTCTGTGGCATTCTACTTTGGTGCTCGACTTAATCGCAATGAAAG GAAGCGCCTGTTTAGCCTGATAAATGATCTGCCCACCCTATTTGAAGTTGTAACTGGAAGAAAGCCTGTAAAAGACAAACCCGGCATGGACAGTGGAAGCAAATCCAGGAACAGCACAAAG AGATCAATTGATGGACAAGTAAGAAATACTAAGTTACTTGATGAAAGCTATGCAGAAGATGAAGATGAGCATGGTGAGACTCTTTGTGGGAGCTGTGGAGGGACTTACAGTGCTGATGAGTTTTGGATAGGTTGTGATGTATGCGAGAGGTGGTACCATGGGAAATGTGTGAAGATAACACCAGCCAAGGCGGAAATGATCAAGCAGTACATATGCCCTTCATGCAGCACCAAGAAGCGAAGGCCGTAA
- the LOC110646442 gene encoding jasmonate-induced oxygenase 1, which produces MNNLQDWPEPIVRVQSLSENCLEEIPGRYIKPPLERPSINSSSSSSSSSSSSSSSSSSSSSPNDDSNIPIIDLGGLNGNDDNLRASTLSEISMACRNWGFFQVINHGVKPELLDRAREVWREFFHLPMELKQTYANSPKTYEGYGSRLGVEKGAILDWSDYYFLHYLPLCLKDYKKWPGLPANCREVIDEYGKQVVELCGRLMKVLSINLGLGEARLQDSFGGENIGACLRVNFYPKCPQPHLTLGLSSHSDPGGMTLLLPDDHVTGLQVRRGDDWITVKPASHAFIVNIGDQIQVLSNAIYKSVEHRVIVNSAKERVSLAFFYNPKSDIPIEPMKELVTQERPSLYPPMTFDEYRLFIRTRGPRGKSQVESLKSPR; this is translated from the exons ATGAACAATCTTCAAGATTGGCCTGAACCAATAGTTCGTGTTCAATCCTTATCGGAGAATTGCCTGGAGGAAATTCCTGGTCGATATATCAAGCCACCGCTCGAAAGGCCATCGATAaactcatcatcatcatcttcttcttcttcttcctcttcctcttcctcttcttcttcttcttcttctccaaatgaTGATAGCAATATCCCTATTATTGATCTTGGAGGCCTAAATGGAAACGATGATAATCTTCGAGCTTCCACACTTAGTGAAATTTCCATGGCCTGTCGCAACTGGGGATTCTTCCAAGTTATCAACCATGGAGTTAAGCCTGAGTTGCTCGACCGAGCTCGAGAAGTATGGAGAGAATTCTTTCATTTGCCGATGGAGTTGAAGCAAACATATGCAAATTCTCCCAAGACTTATGAAGGTTATGGTAGCAGATTAGGAGTAGAGAAAGGAGCCATTCTCGATTGGAGTGATTACTACTTTCTTCACTATCTTCCCTTGTGTTTAAAAGACTATAAGAAGTGGCCTGGTCTACCAGCTAATTGCAG GGAAGTGATTGACGAATATGGAAAACAAGTGGTGGAGCTATGTGGAAGGTTGATGAAGGTATTATCGATAAATCTTGGATTAGGAGAGGCACGTCTACAAGATTCATTTGGTGGTGAGAACATTGGGGCATGTCTAAGAGTGAACTTTTATCCTAAGTGTCCACAACCTCACTTAACCCTTGGTTTATCATCCCATTCCGACCCCGGTGGCATGACCCTTCTCTTGCCGGACGATCATGTCACCGGTCTTCAAGTCCGGCGAGGAGATGATTGGATCACAGTGAAGCCAGCTTCTCATGCTTTTATTGTAAATATTGGTGATCAAATTCAG GTATTAAGCAATGCAATATATAAAAGTGTGGAGCATCGAGTAATTGTAAATTCAGCAAAAGAACGTGTATCACTTGCTTTCTTCTATAATCCAAAAAGTGATATACCCATAGAGCCAATGAAGGAGCTTGTGACACAAGAGAGACCTTCACTATACCCACCTATGACATTTGATGAGTACAGACTTTTCATTAGAACAAGAGGTCCCCGAGGCAAATCCCAAGTGGAGTCTCTAAAATCTCCAAGATGA